Proteins encoded by one window of Arachis hypogaea cultivar Tifrunner chromosome 1, arahy.Tifrunner.gnm2.J5K5, whole genome shotgun sequence:
- the LOC112712747 gene encoding uncharacterized protein — protein sequence MVEAKRLQYHRFHQSKFRSHQLQGLHECLIQGETQAARTRKRVILPSSFVGGPQYMYNNCKDAFAICRYAGYPSYFITITCNPDWNEIKDCVADYSLKPSDKPNIISRVFKIKLDALLKDLKDGSIFGKPKGIEFQKRGLPHCHILLFVQPAEKPRSSDDIDHHILAEIPNEHTQPKLYSLVQKFMVHGPCGVLNTSGPCMVNRRCSKFYPIPFREKTAIDNAGFPKYKRSDNARSTSKRNVNLDNRFIVPCKATLLLKYGCHINVEYTYQTSAIKYLFRYVHKGNDRVTASFFQSHDSANSVVTVDEIQNYYDCRYISACEASWRLFGFEIQFKEANVIHLPFHLPNEQNVLYKDHQLIENVIEAAASKDRAYVKATEARECDWSSHTYSSLAWRGILPSFVIELSKRVPTFTNVRSVGGIVYDTFKEACYALGLLQNDREFIDALNEASFQRSVHEIKSITLAKIEKLLQTNGRNLKEFTDMLFPDSVDSTEPFHTVIFYELNFDRTELASISVDLCSWLNRDQRVAFDTIANAVSRGAGGFFCVWIRWNCGIAMLLLPNGRTAHARFKVPLSVNQDSICNIRQGTPLARVISSAKLIIWNEAPMLNKFCIEALDKCLKDVLRFDRGYNPDAPFGGKIVVLGGDFRQILPVIPRGSREKIVHSCTNASNLWQSCQVLQLTENMRLCRGSRDIHGVQLEEFAKWLLQIGDGLLGDSTDGKSVIRIPDNLLLDIESPCLHDLVLFVYPDILLHSSSMDYFKGRSILAPTLDVVTEVNNHVMSLMPDNERVYLSSDTLINEDGHLESELYTMSTESLYALNCSGIPQHRLVLKIGVPVMLLRNIDQSDGLCNGTRMQVRRLGDHVIECVILAGRNTGKVYSTTVSGCALLCDTLSTVGVYLPFPRPVFTHGQLYVALSRVNMHSELKILSVGSKGTVSYHTINVVYKKIFTVLLPNILP from the exons ATGGTTGAAGCTAAAAGATTACAATATCACAGGTTCCACCAGAGCAAGTTTCGCTCCCATCAACTGCAAGGCCTACATGAGTGCCTAATTCAGGGTGAGACACAGGCTGCAAGAACTAGAAAACGAGTTATCCTACCATCTTCATTTGTCGGCGGTCCCCAGTACATGTACAACAATTGCAAAGATGCATTTGCTATTTGCAGGTATGCCGGTTACCCTAGCTATTTCATTACTATCACATGTAACCCAGATTGGAACGAGATTAAAGATTGCGTTGCAGACTATTCATTAAAGCCAAGTGACAAGCCTAATATCATTTCAAGGGTTTTCAAGATCAAGTTAGACGCCTTGCTAAAAGACTTAAAGGATGGGTCTATATTCGGAAAGCCCAAAGGAA TTGAATTCCAGAAGCGTGGTCTTCCCCACtgtcatattttattatttgttcagcCAGCCGAGAAGCCTAGATCATCCGATGATATTGACCATCATATTTTGGCCGAGATACCTAACGAACACACCCAACCTAAGCTGTATAGCTTAGTCCAGAAATTCATGGTTCATGGACCTTGTGGAGTTTTAAACACGAGTGGCCCGTGTATGGTTAATAGGAGGTGTTCCAAGTTTTATCCAATACCTTTCCGTGAGAAAACAGCCATAGACAATGCAGGTTTTCCCAAGTATAAACGGTCGGATAATGCTCGTTCAACAAGCAAGAGGAATGTTAACCTCGACAATCGGTTTATTGTCCCGTGCAAAGCAACATTGCTCCTTAAGTATGGGTGCCACATAAATGTCGAGTATACTTACCAGACATCTGCTATTAAGTATTTGTTCAGGTACGTCCACAAAGGTAATGACCGTGTCACAGCTTCATTCTTCCAATCACATGATTCAGCTAATTCTGTTGTCACTGTGGATGAAATCCAAAACTACTATGATTGCCGGTATATATCTGCTTGTGAGGCATCCTGGCGGCTATTCGGGTTTGAGATTCAATTCAAAGAGGCTAACGTCATCCACCTTCCATTCCATCTGCCAAATGAACAAAATGTTTTGTACAAAGATCATCAGCTTATTGAGAATGTTATCGAGGCTGCTGCCTCAAAGGATA GGGCATATGTGAAGGCCACAGAAGCAAGGGAATGTGATTGGTCTTCTCACACATATTCCTCACTCGCATGGAGAGGAATACTACCTTCGTTtgttattgaattatcaaaaagggTGCCGACATTTACTAATGTACGTTCTGTTGGTGGCATTGTGTACGATACATTCAAAGAGGCCTGTTATGCACTAGGGTTATTGCAGAACGATAGGGAATTTATCGATGCACTTAATGAAGCCA GTTTCCAACGTTCCGTTCATGAGATTAAGTCCATCACGCTTGCCAAAATCGAAAAACTTTTGCAGACGAATGGTAGGAACCTAAAAGAATTTACTGACATGCTGTTTCCTGATTCTGTTGATTCGACTGAACCTTTCCACACAGTCATtttttatgagctcaatttcgaTAGGACAGAGTTGGCAAGTATTTCCGTGGATTTGTGTTCCTGGCTAAATCGAGACCAGCGCGTTGCGTTCGACACAATAGCGAATGCAGTTAGTCGTGGCGCTGGTGGTTTTTTCTGTGTGTGGATACGGTGGAACTG TGGCATTGCAATGCTGTTGTTGCCTAATGGGCGAACTGCTCATGCACGCTTTAAGGTTCCACTCAGTGTTAACCAGGACTCTATTTGTAATATAAGGCAAGGCACACCCCTCGCGCGTGTTATTTCATCTGCAAAATTAATTATATGGAATGAGGCACCTATGTTAAATAAATTTTGCATCGAAGCGCTCGACAAGTGCCTTAAGGATGTTCTTCGTTTTGATCGTGGATATAATCCTGATGCTCCATTTGGTGGGAAAATTGTTGTTTTGGGAGGTGATTTCCGTCAGATATTGCCTGTGATTCCTCGTGGTTCCCGGGAAAAGATCGTTCATTCGTGTACTAATGCTTCTAACCTGTGGCAATCTTGCCAAGTGTTGCAGTTAACTGAAAACATGAGGTTGTGCCGTGGTTCGCGAGATATCCACGGTGTACAATTAGAGGAATTTGCTAAATGGCTGCTTCAAATTGGTGACGGGTTACTCGGAGACAGCACCGATGGCAAATCAGTTATTAGAATACCCGACAACTTGCTGCTGGATATTGAGTCTCCATGTCTGCATGATTTGGTGTTGTTCGTTTATCCTGACATCTTACTCCATTCTTCTAGCATGGATTATTTTAAGGGTAGAAGTATATTAGCACCAACACTTGATGTTGTAACTGAAGTAAACAATCATGTGATGTCATTGATGCCTGACAACGAGAGGGTTTACTTGAGCTCTGATACACTAATTAATGAAGATGGTCATCTGGAATCTGAATTATACACAATGAGCACGGAGTCATTGTATGCGTTAAATTGTTCAGGAATTCCCCAACATCGGTTAGTTCTTAAAATCGGTGTTCCTGTGATGCTTCTTCGCAATATTGACCAATCCGATGGATTATGCAACGGTACGCGAATGCAGGTTAGACGTCTTGGCGACCATGTCATTGAGTGCGTCATATTAGCAGGTCGTAATACTGGTAAG GTTTACTCGACGACAGTTTCCGGTTGCGCTTTGCTTTGCGATACGCTATCAACCGTTGGCGTGTATCTTCCATTTCCAAGGCCTGTTTTTACTCATGGTCAGCTTTATGTTGCGCTCTCTCGGGTCAACATGCATTCTGAACTAAAGATATTATCTGTTGGTTCTAAAGGCACAGTTTCATATCACACTATTAATGTtgtctataaaaaaatttttactgTCTTGCTACCTAACATTCTGCCTTGA